The Apium graveolens cultivar Ventura chromosome 6, ASM990537v1, whole genome shotgun sequence genome contains a region encoding:
- the LOC141664090 gene encoding 2-methylene-furan-3-one reductase-like, producing MQRAWIYEEHGPKEVLKLRDIAIPHLKHNQLLVQVRAAALNPIDSKMRQRPIVPACLPMIPGCDMAGVVTEKGDSVLDFDIGDEVYGNIQDFCMDEVKQLGTLAEFIVVEEHLVALKPKKLSFEEAASLPVAVQTAIQGFRTAGFKEGQSVFVVGGAGGVGSLVVQLAKYLFGASKVVATTSTTKVKFVKSLGADMVVDYTKTGYQEINEKYDFVYDTVGDSINSSVVAKDHAPIVDITWPPSNPRAIHSGLTVSREILGKLGPYLESGVLKAVIDPAGPFHFSNVPQAFGYLETGRAKGKVVISSFPCQQPSFSL from the exons ATGCAGAGAGCTTGGATCTATGAAGAACATGGCCCAAAGGAAGTACTTAAGCTAAGAGATATCGCGATTCCTCATCTCAAACACAATCAGTTACTTGTTCAAGTTCGTGCTGCAGCTTTAAATCCTATTGATTCTAAGATGCGCCAACGACCCATTGTTCCTGCATGTTTGCCT ATGATCCCGGGCTGTGACATGGCTGGGGTCGTGACAGAAAAAGGCGACAGCGTTTTGGATTTCGATATAGGTGATGAGGTCTATGGTAACATTCAGGATTTCTGCATGGATGAAGTCAAACAGCTTGGGACTTTAGCTGAGTTTATTGTTGTCGAGGAGCATTTGGTGGCTTTGAAACCGAAAAAGCTTTCATTTGAGGAGGCAGCTAGCTTACCCGTGGCAGTTCAAACAGCGATACAAGGATTCAGAACCGCAGGTTTTAAGGAGGGACAATCAGTTTTTGTAGTTGGTGGAGCTGGCGGTGTTGGATCACTGGTTGTTCAACTGGCCAAGTACTTGTTTGGAGCTTCTAAAGTTGTGGCAACAACTAGTACCACCAAAGTCAAGTTCGTAAAGAGCTTAGGTGCTGATATGGTTGTAGACTACACCAAGACTGGATACCAGGAAATTAACGAGAAGTATGATTTTGTATATGATACAGTTG gtGACTCGATAAATTCAAGTGTGGTGGCTAAGGATCATGCACCAATAGTTGACATAACATGGCCTCCATCGAATCCAAGAGCAATTCATTCTGGATTGACAGTTTCCAGAGAAATTTTAGGAAAGCTTGGACCATATTTAGAAAGTGGAGTCCTTAAGGCTGTGATTGATCCTGCAGGACCTTTTCATTTCTCTAATGTACCGCAAGCTTTTGGATATTTAGAAACTGGAAGAGCCAAAGGGAAGGTTGTCATATCTTCTTTTCCGTGCCAGCAACCGTCCTTTTCTCTATGA
- the LOC141668699 gene encoding LOW QUALITY PROTEIN: cytochrome P450 704C1 (The sequence of the model RefSeq protein was modified relative to this genomic sequence to represent the inferred CDS: substituted 1 base at 1 genomic stop codon), with product MDFLCATFSILATVLLLVLICFLALVVKIITGKSTKDHKYPPVAGTVLSLLFNFNRIYDYLTEVAGKHPTFRLLAQEQSEIFTTDARNIEHILKSNFNXYAKGQYLQEKSNDLFGNGIFVVDGVNWRQQRKLASFEFSTRVLRDFSCDIFRKNAVTLIRTVSQLSMPNEIIDIQDLLMKYSLDSIFKVGFGADLNCMEGSNRVGSTFLKVFDDVTSVIYWRYVDPTWKLQRLLSIGFEASLAKNVKYLNKFVQELIIKKREQMETQKNNDKEDILSRFLIESKKDPEKMNDQYLRDLILNFILAGKDTTANTLSWFFYMLCKNPQVQERIVQEIKATIQGNSIDEFVENTTDEALEKMHYLHAALSETLRLYPAVPVDGRCAEADDILPDGYRVKKGDNVYYIAYAMGRMTNIWGDDAKDFKPDRWLNNGFFQPESPFKFIAFHAGPRICLGKDFAYRQMKIVSIGLLRYFRLKLDEERAIMYQPMFTLHVKGGLHLLAISRPG from the exons ATGGACTTTCTCTGTGCAACCTTTTCTATTTTAGCAACTGTGCTACTGCTGGTTCTCATATGCTTCTTGGCTCTAGtagtaaaaatcatcaccggaaAATCAACAAAAGATCATAAATACCCCCCAGTGGCTGGCACTGTGCTTAGCTTACTGTTTAACTTCAACAGAATATATGACTACTTGACAGAAGTTGCCGGAAAGCACCCAACTTTCCGGCTTCTTGCACAAGAGCAAAGTGAAATATTCACTACTGATGCTCGGAACATTGAACACATACTTAAGTCAAACTTTAATTAGTATGCTAAAGGTCAGTATTTACAAGAAAAATCAAATGATTTGTTTGGAAATGGTATCTTTGTTGTGGATGGTGTAAACTGGAGGCAACAGAGGAAGCTAGCTAGTTTTGAGTTCTCTACACGGGTCCTGAGAGACTTTAGCTGCGATATATTCAGAAAAAATGCAGTGACATTGATTAGAACTGTTTCACAGTTATCCATGCCGAATGAGATCATTGATATACAA GACTTGCTAATGAAATACTCCTTGGATTCAATATTCAAAGTTGGGTTTGGAGCAGATCTAAATTGCATGGAAGGATCAAACAGAGTTGGATCCACATTTCTCAAGGTGTTTGATGATGTTACTTCAGTGATATATTGGCGATACGTAGATCCAACTTGGAAGTTGCAGAGGCTTCTTAGCATTGGCTTTGAAGCTTCCCTGGCGAAAAACGTCAAATACCTCAACAAATTTGTGCAAGAACTAATCATCAAAAAGAGGGAACAGATGGAAACGCAAAAAAAT AATGACAAGGAGGATATACTTTCAAGGTTTCTGATTGAGAGTAAGAAAGATCCAGAGAAAATGAATGATCAATATCTGCGGGATTTAATTCTGAATTTTATACTTGCGGGGAAAGATACTACAGCAAATACTCTTTCATGGTTCTTTTATATGCTCTGCAAGAATCCACAGGTACAAGAAAGGATTGTACAAGAAATCAAAGCGACTATTCAGGGGAACAGCATTGATGAGTTTGTGGAAAATACAACAGATGAAGCACTTGAGAAGATGCATTACCTTCATGCTGCATTGTCTGAGACATTGAGGTTATATCCTGCAGTCCCAGTT GATGGAAGGTGTGCAGAAGCTGATGACATTCTTCCAGATGGCTACAGAGTTAAAAAGGGAGACAACGTATACTATATAGCTTATGCAATGGGCAGGATGACCAACATCTGGGGAGATGATGCCAAGGACTTTAAGCCGGATAGATGGCTCAACAATGGGTTTTTCCAACCTGAATCACCATTCAAATTCATCGCGTTTCAT GCTGGACCAAGAATTTGTCTTGGGAAAGATTTTGCTTATCGGCAAATGAAGATAGTATCAATTGGGCTTCTTCGCTATTTCAGACTCAAACTAGATGAGGAAAGAGCTATAATGTACCAACCTATGTTTACACTACATGTTAAGGGAGGTCTACATCTTCTTGCAATTTCAAGGCCAGGTTAA